A portion of the Etheostoma spectabile isolate EspeVRDwgs_2016 unplaced genomic scaffold, UIUC_Espe_1.0 scaffold00018250, whole genome shotgun sequence genome contains these proteins:
- the LOC116679855 gene encoding tRNA (guanine-N(7)-)-methyltransferase-like codes for MSSSMPQKRYYRQRAHSNPMAYHTFDYPVCPEVMDWSKLYADFFTGNPSEKESPQVEFADIGCGYGGLLVELSPLFPDKLILGLEIRVKVSDYVQDRIQCLRASEPGSYQNIACIRSNAMKYLPNFFSKGQLSKMFFLFPDPHFKKTKHKWRIISPTLLAEYAYTLRVGGLVYTITDVEEVHLWMVKHFTEHPLFTRVSEEELVGDVIINRLGTCTEEGKKVQRSGGKNFLAVFRRIEDSN; via the exons ATGAGTTCGTCAATGCCACAGAAGCGTTACTACAGACAGCGAGCCCATTCAAACCCGATGGCTTACCACACGTTTGATTA CCCCGTGTGTCCTGAGGTGATGGACTGGTCCAAACTGTATGCAGACTTCTTTACTGGCAACCCCTCTGAGAAAGAGTCCCCCCAAGTTGAGTTTGCAGACATCGGATGTGGATACGGGGGTCTATTAG TGGAGTTATCGCCACTTTTCCCAGATAAGCTCATCCTGGGCTTGGAGATCCGAGTGAAAGTGTCCGATTATGTTCAGGATCGTATTCAATGCCTGCGTGCCTCGGAACCAGGAAGCTACCAGAACATCGCCTGCATTCGCAGCAATGCGATGAAGTACCTCCCCAACTTCTTTTCTAAAGGACAG CTCAGTAAGATGTTCTTCCTCTTCCCTGACCCTCACTTTAAGAAGACCAAGCACAAGTGGAGGATTATTAGTCCCACATTGTTGGCAGAGTATGCCTACACGCTGAGAGTCGGG GGTTTGGTGTATACCATCACAGATGTGGAGGAAGTGCACCTCTGGATGGTGAAGCACTTCACTGAACATCCGCTGTTTACGCGTGTCTCTGAGGAAGAACTG GTTGGTGATGTCATCATAAATCGTTTGGGTACCTGTACAGAGGAGGGAAAGAAAGTGCAGAGAAGTGGCGGGAAGAATTTCCTCGCAGTTTTCCGGAGGATCGAGGATTCAAACTAA